The sequence below is a genomic window from Halosolutus gelatinilyticus.
CTCGGCGCGGACCTCGCCGACGAACTCTATCCCGACCGGCTGGATCACGAGACGCCGATCCTGCGGGACGCGGTCGAGGCCGATCGGCTCGACGACGGCGACGATGCCGACGGTTCCGATCGCAGCGACGGATCTGGCGCCAAGAGGTCCGAGAGCGGCGGCGACGGCAACGGCGATAACGTCACCTCGGGCGAACAGACCGCGATCGGCGTGGCCCTGACGAGCTACCTCTCCCGGTTCGAGTCACCGCCAGGCGTCGGCTCGAACAGCTGGGTCGTCTCGGGCGATCACACCGTCAGCGGGCGACCGATCCTCGCCTACGATCCGCACCTCTCGCTGATGACGCCGCCGGTGTGGTACGAACAGCACGTCGAGACGCCCGAGACGTCGGTCCGGGGGGCGACGTTCCCCGGCGTGCCGTTCGTCGTCGTCGGGGCGAACGAGCGCGGCACCTGGTCGTTCACCAACGTCGGCGCCGACGTGCTGGACTGCTACCGGTACGAGATCGACGACGAGGGCGATCGGTACCGCTACCGCGGCGAGTGGCGCGAGTTCGAGACCGAGGAGCGCGAGGTCGTCGTCGCGGGCGGCGAGGATCGGACGCTCACCCTCCGCAAGACGGTCCACGGTCCAGTGATCGAGCGCGAGGAGCGGACGGTCGGCGTCGCGTGGACCGGCCACACCGCGACCCGGACGACCGAGGCGATCTACGAGTTCGGGCGCAGCGACGGGCTCGCCGACCTGCTCGAATCGACCCGGACGTTCGACCTGCCGACGCAGAACCTCGTCTACGCCGACGCCGACGGGCGGACGCTCTACTACGCGACCGGCAAGCTGCCGATCCGACGGATCAACGGGGAGGTCGTCTCCGGAAACCGAATCTTCGACGGCTCCGCAGGCGAGGGCGAGTGGGAGGGCTTCGAGCCGTTCGGCGAGTCCTCATGGGACGGGTTCGTTCCCTTCGAGGAGAAGCCCCACGCGATCGATCCCGACGTGCTGGCGACGGCCAACCAGCGGGTCGCCGACGATCCGAGCCACTACGTCGGCGTCGCCTACGCGTCGCCGTACCGCGGCGCGCGCATCTACGAGCGCCTCGACGAGCGGGTCGAGCGCGGCGAGCCGACCGACCTCCACTTCCATCGGGACCTTCAGGCCGACACTCGAGACGGCCGAGCCGACCAGCTCGTGCCGGAGCTTCTCGCGGCGATCGACGAGCGCGAGGGCCGCGACGACTCGGACGGTCGAGGCGTCTCGGACGCGGCCGCCGACGCCGCGGAAACGCTCGCCGACTGGGATCGCCGCATGGACCGCGACTCGGCCGGGGCGCTCGCGTTCGCGCGCTGGATCGACCACTTCCGGCAGCGCGTCTTCGAACCGATCTTCGAGGACGCGGACCTCGATTCGTCCTACCACCCCAACGACTGGGTGCTCGCGACGATCCCCGACGAGAGTCCCGTCTTCGAGGGCCGATCGCGGTCAGAACTCGCGATCGAGGCGCTCGAAGCGACGGTCGAGGAGATCGACGAAGAAGGGTGGGAGGTCTACGGCGACTGGAACACGACCGGGGCCGTCGAACACCCCTTCGGCTCGGAGGCGCCCTTCCTGAACTACCCGGAGCGCCCGGCCGACGGCTCTCCCGCGACCGTCATGAACTACCGCGTCGACGACGCGGTCGGCTCGAGTTGGCGGATGGTCGTCGAACCCGGCGGCGAGGCCACGGCGATCCTCCCCGGCGGCAACTCGGGTGACTACTTTTCGGCCCACTACGACGATCAGTTCCGGCGGTGGGTCGACAACGAACAGAAGTCCATGGCCCGGTCGATCGACGACGCGGAGACGACCGTCACCTTCGAGGAGGGATCGTCGTGAGCGCGCACGACGGCGAACCCGAACGCGATCTGGACGAGGCGCCTCGAGCGGCGTCGGCGACCGCACTCGATCGCGTCAGGACCGATCGACGAACGCACCTCGTCGCACTCGTCGCAGCGGTCGCGATCGGGCTGGTCGCCGCGTGGTTCCACTGGCTCGGCCTCGTCCTCGGCGGCGGGGCCGTCGCGCTCGTCGCCCCGTCGTTCCGGCGAGGGATCGGCATCGCGATCGGGTTCGGCCTCCTCGTCCTCGTCGTCTTCGCCGTCTCGCTCGGCGGCGCGACCTGGCCCGCGATCGAGATGGCGCCAGTCGTCTATCTGGTCGTCGCCAGCGCGATCGGGCTGCCGATGCTCGGCTCGTTGGTCAGAGGGATCGTTTGAGCCCCGATCACGGCGTCTTTAGTTTTGATCTGAATGACTATTCCAGGGGCACGTTTAGCGTGGCAACTTTCAGCAGCGCATCGGTTGAGAACACCACGAAAGCTCAGCCCCTTTCATCCCCCCTAGCCTGGCCGATCAGCCGATACGGGTGAGGCTTTCGTGGTGGTATCAGTTGTGACTATTCCGGAGTCAGCGTCTGAGTACACCGATCCTCGATCGCGTCGTCGATTTCCGGCCCGCGTACTGTTTTCCCGGATGCCGTCGTAGCCGCGGGCATGGAGTATACAACGCTCGGTGACACCGGCATGGAAGTGAGTCGGCTCTGTCTCGGCTGCATGAGCTTCGGTTCGAGCGACTGGCGCGAGTGGGTCCTCGACGACGAGGAGAGCGCGGAGATCATCGATCGAGCGATCGACCTCGGGATCAACTTCTTCGACACGGCGAACATGTACTCGCGTGGCGAGTCCGAGCGCATCCTCGGCGAGGCCCTGGAGGGCTACCGCGAGGAGTCGGTCGTCGCGACGAAGGGGTACTTCCAGATGCGCGAGGACGATCCGAACTCCGGCGGCCTCTCCCGGAAGGCGATTGAACAGGAACTCGCGGCCAGTCGAGAGCGACTCGGGATGGAGACGATCGACCTCTACCAGATCCACCGCTGGGACGACGACACGCCGATCGAGACGACCCTGCGGGCGCTCGACGATGCGGTTCGCCGCGGTCACGTCCGGTACCTCGGCGCCTCGTCGATGTGGGCCCACCAGTTCGCCGAGTCGCTGTACGCGAGCGACCGACTGGGGCTCGATCGGTTCGTCACGATGCAGAACCACTACAACCTCGTCTACCGCGAGGAGGAGCGGGAGATGCTGCCGCTGTGCGAGAAGGAGAACGTCGGCGTCCTTCCGTGGTCGCCGCTGGCCAGGGGCTACCTCGCGCGGCCCCACGAGGAGATCGACGCGACGAAACGCGGCGAGACGGAAGAGTACCTGTACGAGCACCCGTACCGCGAGGGCGGCGGGCGGGAGATCAACGAGCGGGTGGCGGAAATCGCCGCGGACGAGGGCGTCACCATGGCCCAGATCGCGCTCGCGTGGCTGTTGCACAAAGAGTGGGTCGACGCGCCGATCGTCGGCACGACGAGCGTCGCACACTTAGAGCAGGCCGTCGAGGCGATCGATATCTCGCTGTCGGCGTCGGACATCGCGTACCTCGAGGAGCCGTACGAACCGGTTCCGGTGTCGGGCCACTCCTGATACCGTCGTGATCGGCACGGGACACTCTCGAAGCGGGTTCGAAGATTCTTCGAAAATTCAGGGAATCTTCTCAACTACGGCGATCAGGTCCGCTTCCGTGCGCCACTCGTACAGCCGTTCCTCGGATTCGAGCAGATCGAAGACGCCGTCCTCCATCCAGCCGTAGGGGCGGTCCTCGTCCGGGTACTCCCGCTTGAGGACGTAGCTCTTGTCGAAGTACTCCTCGGTCCCGACGAGCAGCCCCTGTTCGACGAGGAAGCCGCTCGGCTCCTGCTCGGCGACGCCGACGACGTGCGTGACGAGGTCCGCAATCAGACAGAACTTCTGGATGCCGTTGTCCCAGCCGCCGCGGACGTCGGACATGCGGAACGCGTAGGCGCTTCGTCGGCGGTTGAGCCGATCGACGACGAGGTTCAGGCGGCGCATCTGCTCCCGATCGTAGTTTCCGAGGACGAAGTACGACCGGTCACGCTCGTAGATCGGCGTCAGTTCGCTCAGGGCGCGGAGGAGTTCCTCGTTGTCCGCGATCGAGAGGTCGTCCGCCGCGAGTCGATCCGTCGCGCTCGCGAGCACGTCTTCGGGAACCTGCGACTCGTCGGTCATGAGCGCCGTTTCACGCGGGTGCCTGATAGAATTTACCCACCCGTTTCCGATTCCGATTCTATCACCGGTTCCGATTCCACCGCCGACTCCGTTTCGAGTCGGTTTCGAATCTCCCGTACGCGCCCGTCGATCGGATCAGTTCCACGAGGCGGGAACGCACAGTCTGATTTACTGCAGAGTGATTTACTCCAGGGTAAACTACTTGGTGGCGGACGCCGTAGGTGGCGCCATGAGCACCGACGTGGGAGCGGCCGGGGGAACGGAGACTCGCGAACTCCTCCATTTCGTCACGCAAGAGACGCGGTTCGCGATCGTCGCCAACATCCTGCAACACCCCGAGCAGTTACCGTCGATGTACGAACTCGAGCAGTTGAATCCGAGCGTCAGCGACGCGACCGTATACAAGCACGTCCAGAAACTGATCGACATCGGTATCGTCGAGGAAGCCGCGCTTCCGGACGACGACCGACGACAGGGCTACCCCTGGAAGTTCTACGGCCTCACCGACGAGGGCCGTCAGTTCCTCGAAACGCACAATTTGCTCCGGGCGGAGGAGACCCTTCAGCGCATCTACGAGACGATTTCCGATAAATCCGAGAAGATGATCAGATACGAGAACGCGCCCCGACCCGATCGCTGACCGCCGACCACGCGGGGCCTGACGGGACGTCGGCGCGGGACCGTTGACTGCGACGCATCGATCGTCGGCGGGGTGGCCGCTCTCGGCCAGCCGTCGGATCGCCGCCGAATCGAGCCGATTAGGAGAGACGCGCGGCGATGTCGGCTTCGGTGATGATACCGACGGTTTCGCCGGCTTCGGTGATCATGACGGCCTTGTAGTGTTCCAGCAAGTTGCTGATCTCGTCGAGGGTCGCGTCCTTCGAGACCGTCGGGAAACTCTCGCTCATGTGGTCCCCGATGGGTTCGTCCCGGGCCTCCGAGTCGAGACGGACGAGATCGCTCTGGCTGATCGAGCCGACGGGGATCCCGTCCTGGATAACCGCCAGTTGCGAGTAGGCCTCGGCCTCCATCTTTTGTGCAGCCTCGCTGACCGGATCGTCGGGCGCGACGCTCACGACGGCTTCGTTCATCAGGTCCGCCGCGCGGATGACGTCGCTCTCGGCTTTTTCCAGGGCGTTGACGATGCGCCGCAGCGTCGACAGCCGCGGGTCGACGTCGCCGCCTTCGATTCGGGCGATCAGCGGCTGGGAGACGTCGGCTTTGTCGGCGAGTTTGCTCTGGGTCAGCCCGAGTTCCGTCCGGCGCTGGCGCAGGTCGGCAGGCGTGGGGAGTTCCATACCAATCAATAACTACGGGTTATAGAAAGCTGTTTGGGTGACACCCCGGCCGCCGATCACTCGTCGTCGGAAACCTCGACGATTTCGACCACCGACAGCGGCACGTCCCGCAGCGCGCCGCCGACCTCGCTCTTGGCGATTCGGGAGGCGTGCTCCTCGCCGTCGGCGTTGAACACTTCCATCTCGAGGCCGAGACCGACGAGCGCCGTATC
It includes:
- a CDS encoding aldo/keto reductase, with translation MEYTTLGDTGMEVSRLCLGCMSFGSSDWREWVLDDEESAEIIDRAIDLGINFFDTANMYSRGESERILGEALEGYREESVVATKGYFQMREDDPNSGGLSRKAIEQELAASRERLGMETIDLYQIHRWDDDTPIETTLRALDDAVRRGHVRYLGASSMWAHQFAESLYASDRLGLDRFVTMQNHYNLVYREEEREMLPLCEKENVGVLPWSPLARGYLARPHEEIDATKRGETEEYLYEHPYREGGGREINERVAEIAADEGVTMAQIALAWLLHKEWVDAPIVGTTSVAHLEQAVEAIDISLSASDIAYLEEPYEPVPVSGHS
- a CDS encoding helix-turn-helix transcriptional regulator: MSTDVGAAGGTETRELLHFVTQETRFAIVANILQHPEQLPSMYELEQLNPSVSDATVYKHVQKLIDIGIVEEAALPDDDRRQGYPWKFYGLTDEGRQFLETHNLLRAEETLQRIYETISDKSEKMIRYENAPRPDR
- a CDS encoding penicillin acylase family protein encodes the protein MPSDTTRRGLLAGALAAGIGGLTLSSARELLDAFAPLSGRAWNAADRSLPESVESPYGEATLRVDSDGVPHVAADDEPAVYFAVGYAQAFDRLFQLDLQRRVMRGQLSAVVGEATLEDDEFHVRMDFAGAAEATWDVVAETPAGPLVEAYADGVNAAIDREPLPLEFELLEYEPRPWTPVDSMLMEKQISWNLTGNFGELRRALVADRLGADLADELYPDRLDHETPILRDAVEADRLDDGDDADGSDRSDGSGAKRSESGGDGNGDNVTSGEQTAIGVALTSYLSRFESPPGVGSNSWVVSGDHTVSGRPILAYDPHLSLMTPPVWYEQHVETPETSVRGATFPGVPFVVVGANERGTWSFTNVGADVLDCYRYEIDDEGDRYRYRGEWREFETEEREVVVAGGEDRTLTLRKTVHGPVIEREERTVGVAWTGHTATRTTEAIYEFGRSDGLADLLESTRTFDLPTQNLVYADADGRTLYYATGKLPIRRINGEVVSGNRIFDGSAGEGEWEGFEPFGESSWDGFVPFEEKPHAIDPDVLATANQRVADDPSHYVGVAYASPYRGARIYERLDERVERGEPTDLHFHRDLQADTRDGRADQLVPELLAAIDEREGRDDSDGRGVSDAAADAAETLADWDRRMDRDSAGALAFARWIDHFRQRVFEPIFEDADLDSSYHPNDWVLATIPDESPVFEGRSRSELAIEALEATVEEIDEEGWEVYGDWNTTGAVEHPFGSEAPFLNYPERPADGSPATVMNYRVDDAVGSSWRMVVEPGGEATAILPGGNSGDYFSAHYDDQFRRWVDNEQKSMARSIDDAETTVTFEEGSS
- a CDS encoding CBS domain-containing protein, producing the protein MELPTPADLRQRRTELGLTQSKLADKADVSQPLIARIEGGDVDPRLSTLRRIVNALEKAESDVIRAADLMNEAVVSVAPDDPVSEAAQKMEAEAYSQLAVIQDGIPVGSISQSDLVRLDSEARDEPIGDHMSESFPTVSKDATLDEISNLLEHYKAVMITEAGETVGIITEADIAARLS